From the Lathyrus oleraceus cultivar Zhongwan6 chromosome 4, CAAS_Psat_ZW6_1.0, whole genome shotgun sequence genome, one window contains:
- the LOC127073235 gene encoding importin subunit alpha encodes MSLRPNARTDARRNRYKVAVDATDGRRRREDNMIEIRKSKREESLQKKRREGLPSQEQLPTPYSIDKKLKSLPSMVAGVCSDDRDAQLEATILFRKLLSIERNPPIDTVIKSGAMPRLVEFLAREDCPQLQFEAAWTLTNIASGTPENTKVVVDHGAVPAFVALLSSPIEEVREQAVWALGNISGDSSWHRDLVLDHGALISLLAQMNEHAKLSMLRNATWCLSNFCRGKPQPPFEMVRHALPILGRLVLSDDEEILSDACWALSYLSDESNEKIQDVIDAGVSGRLVQLLQHPSTSVLVPVVRTVGNIVTGDDMQTQVMINHGALPCLLNLLLQPLKKTIKKEACWAISNITAGNKEQVQAVFEVGLIPPLVSLLQNADFDIKKEAAWATTNATAAGNPEQIKYLVDQGCIKPLCDMLVFPDPIVIAVCLEGLENILIAGEAEKSQGDYEDANLYAQMIEDSEGLEKIESLQNHDNDEIYEKAVKLLETYWCEEKDDILPSGNGYQSGFNFGSKEPSLPSGGFNFG; translated from the exons AACGTGAAGAAAGCTTGCAGAAGAAGCGTCGCGAAGGCCTTCCATCTCAGGAGCAGTTGCCCACTCCTTATTCAATCGACAAGAAG CTAAAGAGTCTTCCTTCAATGGTTGCCGGCGTCTGCTCTGACGACCGTGATGCTCAACTGGAAGCCACCATACTGTTTCGGAAGCTACTTTCAATTG AACGGAATCCTCCGATTGATACGGTTATTAAATCTGGTGCTATGCCGCGTTTGGTTGAGTTTCTTGCCAGGGAGGATTGCCCTCAACTCCAG TTTGAGGCTGCATGGACTCTGACAAACATAGCATCTGGAACTCCTGAGAACACTAAAGTGGTGGTTGATCACGGAGCAGTTCCTGCATTTGTCGCGTTGCTTAGTTCACCTATTGAGGAAGTTCGAGAGCAG GCGGTGTGGGCTTTGGGAAATATTTCTGGTGACTCCTCCTGGCATCGCGATCTAGTGCTTGATCATGGTGCTCTTATCTCACTATTAGCCCAGATGAACGAGCACGCCAAACTTTCAATGCTGAGAAATGCCACATGGTGTTTATCAAACTTTTGTAGGGGAAAGCCACAACCTCCATTTGAGATG GTGAGACATGCGCTTCCAATTCTTGGGCGTTTGGTTTTGTCGGATGATGAAGAAATTTTGTCAGATGCTTGCTGGGCTTTATCATACCTTTCTGATGAGTCAAATGAAAAAATACAAGACGTTATTGACGCAGGTGTATCTGGCCGACTGGTGCAGCTCCTTCA ACACCCATCTACTTCAGTGTTGGTTCCTGTTGTTCGTACAGTGGGAAATATTGTGACTGGAGATGATATGCAAACTCAG GTGATGATCAATCACGGTGCACTCCCTTGCCTTTTGAACCTATTGTTACAACCTCTTAAAAAAACCATCAAGAAAGAAGCTTGTTGGGCTATATCCAACATTACAGCAGGAAATAAGGAACAAGTACAG GCTGTTTTTGAAGTCGGTCTTATTCCTCCGCTTGTGAGTCTTCTTCAAAATGCAGATTTTGACATAAAAAAAGAAGCTGCTTGGGCAACAACAAATGCTACAGCTGCTGGAAATCCTGAGCAGATCAA GTACTTGGTGGATCAAGGTTGCATAAAACCACTATGCGATATGCTTGTTTTCCCCGATCCTATAGTTATTGCGGTCTGTTTAGAGGGCCTAGAGAATATTTTGATTGCTGGAGAAGCAGAGAAGAGTCAAGGTGACTATGAAGATGCCAACTTGTATGCTCAGATGATAGAGGATTCTGAGGGATTGGAGAAGATTGAAAGCCTGCAGAATCACGACAACGATGAAATATATGAGAAGGCTGTTAAACTTCTTGAAACATACTGGTGTGAAGAGAAAGATGATATACTACCATCAGGCAATGGTTATCAATCTGGTTTCAACTTTGGAAGCAAAGAGCCTTCATTACCATCTGGTGGGTTCAACTTCGGTTGA